From the genome of Carnobacterium viridans:
TGAAGAAAATTGGCTATGCAATCGAATTGTGTCGCGATTTGGTTTCAATCCATAGTAATGGAAATCTTCTGCTACTTGTCGTAAAGTCATATCTTCATTTTTAATAAATTCTTTATCAGAAATGATTCCGTAGTAACTTTGTACAACTTCATACCCTAGATACCAAGCATTTCCTTCGTTGTTAGCTGTATGCCAAGCTTTATTATTAGTATTATCTGCTCTTAATATAGCAGAACTGTTAATATAATATGGGGCAAACCCTAAATTTAGTTGTCCGTTATTTTTACGAGTAATTAGCCAAGGAGTGTACTGTTGAGGTGTCATTGCGCCGTAATCATTATGAATAACTCCTCCTTTTGGGTTACCTGGACGTTTACCCGCTTTTCCATTTACGATATCATCGCGATTAAGTCTATTTACAGTACCCATTATTTTCCCTCCTCTTTCAATTCAATTACTCCAACTTTGGTGCTGTTGAATGCATCATTCATAGCTTTTACGGATGCTTCAATTAAGTTTTGTAATTCTGCATCTGTGATATTTATTTTATTTTCATTTAATAATTTGATTGCTTCTTTTCGAGCGTTGGCCAACTTGATTGCACCATCTTCATTTTGCCAAATTTGTTCAGCAGCGTTGACAGCAATATCTACTAGATACTGTTTATTTGCTAATTTCTCCGTATTTCCTAACTCTTTTAAATAATTAACAAGCTTAGTAGTTAACCATCCGACTAAAGCGACTACAACTGCAGCCATTCCATTAAATAAAGCATCTTGTATTGCATCCATTATTTATCCCTACCTTCTTTTAATTTGATAATAATTTGTTCTAAATTAAACTTGTCTTTTTCCATGTCTTCAATAATTGTTTCTAATTTCTCGTTTTTGCCTTTTTCCAGTTCCAATTCTGTATAAGCTTCTTTTAGTTTTTTATCTATTCTTTCAATTTCTTTATACGCTCGATCCAGTAAATCAATATTTGTCTTTTCTTTTCCGCTCTTACGTGTAAAAAATGCAGATAAAAGACCAGCAGCTCCTCCTCCTCCAATCAATAAAACAAGTAGTTGTTCAAACGTCATAGTTATAGTCTCCTTTCAAAGAGACCCTCAAACAAGCCACGAATACAAAAAACATGAATGTATGATAAGGGTCTGGATAACCTGTTCCAAAAGCGAATGTTAAGCTAACTATCCATAACCCTCCCCATATGGCGCTTAAGATCCAGATTGACCACTCTTTTAAATGCTTATTGTTTAACAACAAACCTATTAGTTTTATAAGCGCTGCTATTAACAAAATTAAGCCAATCCATCTTCCGGGTAATCTACTCAAATAAGGTTCTGCATGTGCGGTTAAATAATCAGCAAATTTAAACAAAAAAGATCCATGAAGAATGCTGGTAAATGCAACCATAAACCCCCAAAAATCTGATGGTCGTTTGTTTTTAGCTACAATCAATTCTCTTTTTAATCTTGTATTTTCCATTTCTCACCTTCCTTTTCTCAAATTAAAAAGAGCAACCATTTCTGGCCACTCTTAGGTAATATAAAAGGTAGCCGAGTTAACGACTACCTTTGTTAGTTTTTAAAACTTATTTAGATATTTTATCTTCTATCCTCTTTATGACTAGATCAAAATCCCTTAGCGTTTCATTATACACATTTGAGAAGTTTTCATTTTCAAAAAACTTTTTTTCTTCAGACGAGTCTACAATTTTTTTCAACCTTTCACATTTACTCTTTATATCTTCTCCTAAACTTTCTAACTCTTCATAATGATAATGATATTCAGACGGCCTCATGTGTTTCTTTTGTGACTGTAGTTTCACGATTTCTTCAATAATCCAATAGGTAGACCGGTACATATACTCTTTATTTTGTGATTTAATTTCTTTGAAGTTATCCTTAAGTTTCATAACCACTGACTTATTTTCTCTCAATTGAATATTGAAACTATTAAATGTTGCATCATAATTAATAGCTATTGATTTACTAGATAGTCGGTTAGCTTCATCTGACCTTTTATTCGCTTCACTAGATATCTTATTGGCTCTCCAAGCGAAAAATACTGCTACTATAGCAATTGAAAAAGTGAAAATGTCTATCGAGTTACTTAAAATCCAACTTATTATTTTTTCCAAAATATTATCACACCTCTTTTTACTAAGTATAACAATACCTTTTAAAAAAAGTAGGACTATTTTTTATTCTGTTACAGAAGCCTCAGCAGCCATTTCATCTTCAACTTCATAAACTAAAGCAGTGAATTCAGCAATATCTCGTCTGATTTGAGCTTTGTTAGCCTCGTATAAGGCAGCGTTTTGTACATATTGATTGATACTTCCTACTCCTGTATCACTAGGAATGGTAGCCGTAAGTTGCATTACATTTTGTTCATTGATCATTGCATTTCCTGTAAGTGTGATTTGTTTAGTAGTTTTTAACATAATAATTTCCTTCTTTCTATTTTTTTATTTCATTAGTTATTTATTAGTGAGATAATCTCCTTATCAGCAAGTGGCCTGCTGAAATAATTTATAAAGAGGTGATAAATATGGCAAACGTTTACCAAATTCCCCATAAATATGATATGTCCAGATATCATCAAGTAGATACAAAATCACCAGTTAAAACAGCTTTTCAAATTGGTAGTAATTCAGAACTTAAAGTAGTTTCGCTTCACGAAAACGGTCTGGTTACTTTCTCTGATGAAAAGCAACGAGAATTTTGGAGTAGTAGACCCTTAACGGATAACGGAGACAGAACGCTTTCTTTTAACGGTTAAATTTGTATATTCCATTAGAATAAATTTTTGAGTTTTTACCATTTATTAATGCTTTTTTCTTTAACACGACCTTCACGGCTACCCCAATAGCTGTGAGGGTTATTACTGTTTTTAACATATTATTTTTCCTCCTCTTTCATATCTTCTTTAGCTTCAAAAGCTTCTTCTAACAATTCCATTAATGTTTCAAAATCTTCGTCTCTCAACGCTTCTTTACCAGTAAATTCATCTTTTTCTAAAGCATCAAAAAAGGACTTGATTTTAGATTCATGTTCCACCAAATCAATTCCGATCACTTCTTTATTCAATTCTTTTGTTTGCTCATTGGCTTTCTTTTGAGCTTCTGGGTCATCTTTGTATTTATCCAACCAAATTAATTTTCCATTGTTTTCAGCAAAAGTACCATCGTCTTTTTTCTTGAAATAATCCGAACGTATATCATCTAAATCTTCTAAAAATTCCTTGTTTTTTGCACTCAATGTTTTTTGAAGTTTACCTTTACCACGTCTAGCTTGACGCCCTTGCACCGTGATATTTTCTAACGCGTTATAAACTGGTACTATTTCACTATTTTTTAATTTGATTGTTTTCATAAATTTAAACAGCTCCCTTTAATGTTTTGATTTCTTTTTCTAACACTATTATTTTATTTTTCATTTGCTGAACTTCACTATCTACTTGAATAGCTATATTCATAGCATCGTTTGCAGTGGAATTAGCTGTTGTTGCTAATGAATCAATCGCGATTACTTTTTGATCTAGTTCTTGAACTCCTTTAACTAAATAAGCAGTAATATGACTATCGTATATTCCTTTACCATCTACAGTAGCAACCATTAGACTATCTTCAGCAATAAAACCCTTTTCGATTTCAAAGATACCTTGATTCAACTTATCAATTTTGTTATAAGAAACGGGTCTTAATTGTCTTATGTTATCTAGTCCTCTTTCTAAAGGAACAATATTCGTTTTCGTATCTCGAGAAGATTGTTTAACAAAATCACTCGCTACAAAGTTGTATCTAGTGCCATCTGCTGCGCCAGAAACGACTGCTCCAGTACCTTGTGGTGTAATGTATATATCTCTCGCTCCATCACGAGGAGTTGAAATAGAATTACCAGCAATTCTTAAACTTATACCGGTTGGATGACGCGTTTCATATCCTCCAGATATTACTGTCCCTGTAGCTGTACTATCACCGTATTTAGAAACAATGAATGATCCAGTAGATCCGTGGAAAGCCGTCATGTTTTGCCCTTCAGCTTGTAAACGCATGTTTACTCCGCTTAAATCCTGCGAAACGAATTGGATGTATTGATATGAACCTGGTCCACCACCAATTAAATGTAATGCGGTATTCTTAGAAGTTCCTGTATTACTTGCAAAAGGTTGCAGCAACAATCCCTCGCTTTGATACTTTAAATAACGACCTTGTGCGCCATTTTGGAATCTGATTTCTCCTTGCATGAGTTGCAATAAATCACCTGTAGACGGGTTAGTGAAGTTCATAAGACCTGTATTTAAATTCCATGTCGAACTAGCACCAGATACTGTACCAGATGTAATACTGTTTGCATTAAAATTAATCGCATTGAAATTAGCAAAGTTAGCTGTGCCACCAGTTATTTTATCAGCTGTAATGTCTATTGCTTTAACCGAGCTGATAAAAGAAGACTTAACAGTCAATTTTTGAACGACTGCATCATTGATAAAGACTTTGTCAAATAGTCCTGCATCAGCTTTTATCATATCAGTAGTGATAGCATCCGTAATCAACACTTTATTTCTTATGGTTGGGATATCTGCATAAACGGCTGATAGTGTTTTAACATCCAAAATATCTACAAATGCACTAGTCATCGTTACATCGCCATCTAGCTGAATCCTTTTACCTTGTAATAGAATCCCTTCAGTAGATACATTGATTTGACTGATTAGCTTACCCGATTCAGCTATTTTGTCCCACGCCAGCCAAGAACCATCCCCATTACTGATTCTTTGGAATACGCCATCCCCAGATGAAAAAGTTTGGGTGATAGCACCACCACTTGAATCATCCCATGGTACTTTTGTAGTTAATTGCCCATAGCTTGCAGAACCATTAATAATACCTACTGTTGTTCTTAGTTTGAATTCTTCGACTGTTTGCTTTGGATAATTTGCATAATACCAGCTAGGAAATTGATTGTCATACCTAGTATCTTTTACTGTCTTATCTGATAAAATAGCTTCTGTGACATCACCTTGAACAACCCTTAGGTTAATAGCACTGTCTAGTTGAGTCAT
Proteins encoded in this window:
- a CDS encoding phage holin, with protein sequence MDAIQDALFNGMAAVVVALVGWLTTKLVNYLKELGNTEKLANKQYLVDIAVNAAEQIWQNEDGAIKLANARKEAIKLLNENKINITDAELQNLIEASVKAMNDAFNSTKVGVIELKEEGK
- a CDS encoding DUF1617 family protein, coding for MKTIKLKNSEIVPVYNALENITVQGRQARRGKGKLQKTLSAKNKEFLEDLDDIRSDYFKKKDDGTFAENNGKLIWLDKYKDDPEAQKKANEQTKELNKEVIGIDLVEHESKIKSFFDALEKDEFTGKEALRDEDFETLMELLEEAFEAKEDMKEEEK